One part of the Pieris napi chromosome 4, ilPieNapi1.2, whole genome shotgun sequence genome encodes these proteins:
- the LOC125048606 gene encoding uncharacterized protein LOC125048606 — MFKFVTVVAFLAVAAASPDPALISTASLAYSNGFAPALTTYSASGNFYNPSPLVYSSPALAYSGNYGIPHFIKKRSVPLVSSYIASAPWGFGAAPLGTTYAATSLGSPYATAYNAPLLHSSQVYTTHLIKKRAAPLIVPSASYIASGAYPAYSAYSAAAPIYSSPYYSSPYYAGSPLAYTQFIKK, encoded by the coding sequence ATGTTCAAGTTTGTAACAGTCGTCGCCTTCCTCGCCGTGGCCGCCGCGTCACCCGACCCAGCTCTCATCAGTACTGCTTCTTTGGCCTACTCGAACGGATTCGCTCCAGCCCTCACAACCTACAGCGCATCTGGAAACTTCTACAACCCTTCTCCTCTGGTCTACTCGTCCCCAGCTTTGGCCTACTCTGGTAACTACGGCATCCCGCACTTTATCAAGAAACGGTCTGTACCTCTGGTCAGTAGCTACATCGCATCAGCTCCCTGGGGCTTCGGCGCTGCTCCTCTGGGTACCACCTACGCAGCTACTTCCCTTGGCAGCCCCTACGCCACCGCCTACAACGCGCCCCTACTTCACTCTAGCCAAGTGTACACCACTCACTTAATCAAGAAGCGTGCCGCCCCCCTGATCGTGCCCTCAGCCTCCTACATCGCTTCAGGAGCGTACCCCGCCTACTCCGCATACTCTGCCGCTGCTCCTATCTACTCTTCTCCCTACTACTCCTCTCCCTACTACGCAGGATCTCCCTTAGCCTACACTCAATTCATCAAGAAGTAA